The following are encoded in a window of Ricinus communis isolate WT05 ecotype wild-type chromosome 4, ASM1957865v1, whole genome shotgun sequence genomic DNA:
- the LOC8277064 gene encoding WD repeat-containing protein 91 homolog, protein MENMQYAEELVREFLVFRGFTNTLQAFDIELSTDIGKGFQVDKLLDLIFSNYIPKLQADKLVSLLYFFKQCFSSSLSETALVSTLSKLEVSLLRYYIVYAIQSGRKDKVVEFFGINGNDLLQKNADWTPWFAIPYLKNPSLDPQFRVYFSKEWCEALRLSVMNFLSEIFNGTRIPALLKISSEKNTINHLKKDIKQLNVKLSQLQALLEDKEAQLCRLRSNARNAALISDTHVGQASNSIPSSAVLEENLIRPVEAQVSTTQNMGAVDRADERAVGLPAKDLSLSGASKDARDSSSIARIDREDGKTSGTIQTVHGGPFSDNGTETLGEEEFPEVKVDFQETFLGHTSPISRCRFSASGNNIASASVDGTVRIWTYDSSTPTSRNATIYCGAEIMSLDWECKSDRLLLIGTADGGIKAWNVDAKRVVCDLNTSEAFPSVLDLKCSPVEPVFVSAAASRRHGSSYLDSLRYASLTVWNMKTWRAITVLPLGEDPPAITSLCFNHNGKILAAAATDGMIHMFDMSAGLQITGWPAHDSAINSILFGPDETSIFSLGSDGKIFEWSLQNQGHVLWSRSCSRFCDPETSKHCRHEMAMDANGRRLLVTSAAVRAPIYQVRGYTNGLRTLPHSAAVTTVDWHPTLPIFLTGSADNSVRVSSLS, encoded by the exons ATGGAGAATATGCAGTACGCAGAGGAATTGGTGAGGGAATTTCTAGTATTTAGAGGCTTTACAAACACTCTACAAGCTTTCGACATTGAATTATCAACAGATATTGGTAAAGGGTTTCAAGTTGATAAATTGTTAGACTTGATCTTCTCTAATTACATTCCCAAATTACAAGCAGATAAACTGGTCTctcttctttatttctttaagcaatgtttttcttcttcattatcTGAGACTGCACTTGTTTCTACTTTGTCCAAATTGGAAGTTTCTCTTCTCCGTTATTACATTGTTTATGCAATCCAATCAGGAAGGAAAGACAAAGTTGTTGAATTTTTTGGAATTAATGGTAATGATTTGCTTCAAAAGAATGCTGATTGGACTCCTTGGTTTG CTATTCCTTATTTGAAAAACCCTAGCTTGGATCCTCAGTTTCGTGTTTATTTCTCGAAAGAGTGGTGTGAAGCATTGCGCCTTTCTGTTATGAATTTTCTCAGTGAGATCTTCAATGGTACTC GCATCCCTGCCCTGTTGAAGATCAGTTCAGAAAAGAACACAATTAACCATCTTAAGAAGGATATCAAGCAACTTAATGTAAAGTTATCACAGCTTCAAGCTTTATTAGAGGATAAAGAGGCTCAGTTATGCCGATTAAGGAG TAATGCTAGAAATGCTGCATTGATATCGGATACCCATGTGGGACAAGCCAGCAATTCGATTCCATCAAGTGCTGTGCTTGAAGAAAATCTTATTAGGCCTGTGGAAGCACAAGTTTCTACTACCCAAAACATGGGTGCAGTAGATCGAGCTGATGAAAGGGCTGTTGGTCTACCTGCCAAAGATTTATCACTGTCTGGCGCATCTAAGGATGCGAGAGACTCAAGTTCTATAGCAAGAATAGACAGGGAAGATGGTAAAACTAGTGGTACCATTCAAACGGTCCATGGTGGCCCTTTTAGTG ATAATGGCACGGAAACACTGGGTGAAGAAGAATTCCCTGAAGTGAAGGTAGACTTCCAG GAGACATTTTTAGGTCACACAAGTCCGATAAGTCGATGCCGGTTTTCTGCATCTGGGAACAATATAGCTAGCGCTTCTGTTGATGGAACAGTCAG GATATGGACATATGACTCATCAACTCCAACATCGAGAAATGCAACCATATATTGTGGGGCAGAGATTATGTCTCTTGATTGGGAGTGTAAATCTGATCGGTTG cTTCTCATAGGCACTGCTGATGGTGGTATCAAAGCGTGGAATGTTGATGCAAAACGAGTTGTATGTGATCTCAATACAAGTGAGGCTTTCCCAAG TGTGTTAGATCTAAAGTGCAGCCCTGTAGAACCAGTTTTTGTTTCTGCAGCAGCATCCAGAAG GCATGGCTCAAGCTACCTTGACAGTTTGAGATATGCTTCCTTAACTGTATGGAACATGAAGACCTGGAGAGCTATA ACAGTTCTTCCTCTTGGTGAAGATCCACCTGCAATAACTTCCTTGTGCTTCAATCACAATGGGAAGATCTTAGCAGCTGCCGCTACTGATGGAATGATCCACATGTTTG ACATGTCTGCCGGTCTACAAATCACTGGGTGGCCTGCACATGATTCTGCTATAAATTCTATTCTTTTTGGGCCAGATGAGACTAGCATTTTCAGCTTGGGTTCAGATGGGAAG ATTTTTGAATGGAGCTTGCAGAACCAAGGTCATGTCCTTTGGTCAAGGAGCTGTAGCAG GTTTTGTGACCCTGAGACCTCAAAACATTGTAGACATGAAATGGCTATGGATGCAAATGGGAGGAGGTTATTGGTAACATCTGCTGCAGTAAGAGCACCCATTTATCAG GTCCGAGGATATACAAATGGTTTGAGAACTCTTCCGCACAGTGCAGCTGTAACAACTGTGGATTGGCACCCAACTTTACCCATTTTCTTGACTGGCTCTGCTGATAACTCAGTTCGAGTATCATCATTGTCATGA
- the LOC8277063 gene encoding kiwellin-1, with protein MKKQICSNIFFLCFVFLVITSVESQTCRPSGKIRGTKPPPGQCNQENDSDCCVQGKMYTTYKCSPPVTGHTKATLTVNSFAPGGDGGAPSECDNQYHSDNELVVALSTGWFDDKSRCLNHIMIHGNGKSVKAKVVDECDSTMGCDSDHDYQPPCPNNIVDASKAVWKALGVSDPDNVGEMDIYWSDA; from the coding sequence atgaagaaGCAAATTTGCTCCaacatttttttcctttgttttgtCTTTCTTGTTATAACTAGCGTCGAGTCTCAAACCTGCAGGCCAAGCGGCAAGATAAGAGGTACAAAGCCTCCACCAGGACAATGCAATCAAGAAAATGATTCCGACTGCTGTGTACAGGGAAAGATGTACACTACTTACAAGTGTTCACCGCCGGTGACTGGTCACACAAAAGCAACACTAACTGTGAATAGCTTTGCACCTGGTGGTGATGGCGGTGCTCCTTCTGAATGTGATAATCAGTATCATTCGGATAATGAGCTAGTGGTAGCACTTTCTACAGGATGGTTCGACGACAAGAGTAGGTGCTTGAACCATATTATGATCCATGGGAATGGAAAGAGTGTCAAGGCCAAGGTAGTTGATGAATGTGATTCTACCATGGGATGTGATTCTGATCATGATTATCAGCCTCCTTGTCCTAACAATATTGTGGATGCCTCTAAAGCAGTTTGGAAGGCATTAGGTGTATCCGACCCTGACAATGTGGGAGAAATGGATATATACTGGTCTGATGCCTGA